A genomic region of Dactylococcopsis salina PCC 8305 contains the following coding sequences:
- a CDS encoding class I SAM-dependent methyltransferase — protein MKKQWYESLFENYGLKYDNESFTQGTIGECDFIEREISFNQSLKILDVGCGTGRHTIELSRRGYTITGIDLSETLLTRATEKAENDNLKIDFQQQDARYLSFNKEFDVAIMLCEGGFPLMETDEMNYEILKSVTKSLKENSKLIFTTLNGLFPLYHSVEKFCASKTEEGNATYRSNTFDLMTFRDHNITEIEDDLGNKKTLECNERYYVPSEINWLLKSLEYRKIDIYGAKLGAFSRNDKLTTEDFEMLVIAKK, from the coding sequence ATGAAAAAACAATGGTATGAATCTCTGTTTGAAAATTACGGATTAAAATATGACAATGAAAGTTTTACTCAAGGGACGATTGGCGAATGTGATTTCATAGAAAGAGAGATCAGTTTTAATCAGTCATTAAAAATATTAGATGTTGGATGCGGAACGGGCAGACATACAATAGAATTATCAAGGAGAGGATATACGATTACTGGGATTGATCTCTCGGAAACTCTCCTAACCAGAGCGACGGAAAAAGCCGAAAATGACAATTTAAAAATTGATTTTCAACAACAAGATGCAAGATACCTTTCCTTTAACAAAGAATTTGATGTTGCAATCATGCTTTGTGAAGGCGGATTCCCATTGATGGAAACAGATGAAATGAATTATGAGATACTGAAGTCTGTGACAAAATCACTCAAAGAAAATAGTAAATTGATCTTTACAACCTTAAATGGGTTATTCCCACTCTATCATTCGGTTGAAAAATTTTGTGCTTCAAAAACAGAAGAAGGAAATGCAACCTATCGAAGCAATACCTTCGATTTAATGACGTTTCGAGACCACAATATTACAGAAATAGAAGATGATTTGGGAAATAAAAAAACTCTCGAATGCAACGAAAGATATTACGTTCCCAGTGAAATTAATTGGTTGTTAAAGTCCCTTGAATATAGAAAAATTGATATCTATGGAGCAAAGTTGGGAGCATTTTCCAGAAATGACAAGTTAACAACCGAAGATTTTGAAATGCTGGTTATTGCTAAAAAATAA
- the hemE gene encoding uroporphyrinogen decarboxylase, producing MSSQNELPSLLKVARGESVSRPPVWMMRQAGRYMKEYRDLRDKYPSFRERSENPDLAIEISLQPWRAFQPDGVILFSDILTPLPGMGIDFDIVESKGPVIDPPIRTQEQVDQMRPLDPETSLPFIKTILKTLREEVGNQSTVLGFVGAPWTLGAYAIEGKTSKNYSNIKGMAFQNPQLLHQFLGKVADSIARYICYQIDSGAQVVQMFDSWAGQLSPQDYETFAQPYQKRVIEKVKQTHPDTPLILYISGSAGVLERMGNTGFDIISVDWTVDLAEARQRLGKGVKVQGNIDPGVLFGSQDFIRDRVLETIRKGKNQGHILNLGHGVLPGTPEDNVRHFFEVAKQATSLI from the coding sequence ATGTCAAGTCAAAATGAACTTCCTTCTTTGTTAAAAGTAGCTCGTGGGGAAAGTGTATCACGTCCTCCCGTTTGGATGATGCGTCAAGCAGGACGTTATATGAAAGAATATCGGGATTTACGGGATAAATATCCCAGTTTCCGAGAAAGATCGGAAAATCCCGATCTCGCCATTGAGATTTCTCTACAACCCTGGCGGGCGTTTCAACCCGATGGTGTGATTCTCTTCTCTGATATTCTCACCCCTCTCCCTGGGATGGGAATTGATTTTGATATTGTTGAAAGCAAGGGGCCAGTCATTGATCCGCCGATACGAACTCAAGAACAAGTGGATCAAATGCGTCCTCTTGATCCAGAAACGTCTCTTCCCTTCATTAAAACCATCCTGAAAACTTTACGAGAAGAAGTGGGAAATCAATCGACCGTTTTAGGGTTTGTCGGTGCGCCTTGGACGTTGGGCGCTTATGCAATTGAAGGAAAAACTTCTAAAAACTATTCTAATATCAAAGGAATGGCGTTTCAAAATCCCCAATTATTACATCAATTTTTAGGGAAAGTTGCTGATTCGATCGCGCGTTATATTTGTTATCAGATTGATAGCGGCGCACAAGTGGTACAAATGTTTGATTCTTGGGCGGGTCAATTGTCTCCTCAAGATTATGAAACCTTTGCTCAACCTTATCAAAAAAGAGTCATTGAAAAAGTGAAACAGACTCATCCCGATACGCCATTAATTCTTTATATTAGCGGTAGTGCTGGTGTTTTAGAACGGATGGGAAATACAGGATTTGATATTATTAGTGTTGATTGGACAGTCGATTTAGCCGAAGCCAGACAACGGTTGGGAAAAGGGGTAAAAGTTCAAGGAAATATCGATCCTGGGGTTTTATTTGGGTCACAAGATTTCATCCGCGATCGCGTTTTAGAAACCATTCGCAAAGGAAAAAACCAAGGACATATTTTAAATCTTGGTCATGGGGTTTTACCTGGAACACCTGAAGATAATGTCAGACATTTCTTTGAAGTAGCGAAACAAGCCACTTCATTGATTTAG
- a CDS encoding HEAT repeat domain-containing protein, with translation MSESLIQAVEKASSSEELVKAVWALSRSQSEAAIPMLIKVLGFNNPGAAIAAVEGLVQLGDVAVPTLISDLDGYDYGARAWAIRALSRIKHPQTLEILLDAATSDFSLSVRRGAAKGLGELRWDQLSPEARERVQQKVLEALQTVAKDEEWIVRYAAIVGLESLARNAFAEEIREYLQQRLGVEADLTVRSRIQLTFDFIGKIGNQ, from the coding sequence TTGTCAGAATCTTTAATTCAAGCAGTAGAAAAAGCCAGTTCCTCGGAAGAGTTAGTGAAAGCCGTATGGGCGTTAAGTCGCAGTCAATCAGAAGCGGCGATTCCGATGCTGATTAAAGTGTTAGGGTTTAATAATCCTGGGGCTGCGATCGCGGCGGTGGAAGGATTAGTGCAATTGGGAGATGTTGCCGTCCCCACCTTAATTAGTGATCTAGATGGGTATGATTATGGGGCGAGGGCGTGGGCAATTCGTGCTTTATCCAGAATTAAACATCCCCAAACTCTAGAGATTTTATTAGACGCTGCGACTAGCGATTTTTCCCTCAGTGTGCGTCGCGGGGCTGCGAAGGGGTTGGGAGAGTTACGGTGGGATCAATTGTCTCCAGAGGCGCGAGAGAGGGTGCAGCAGAAGGTTTTGGAGGCACTGCAAACAGTGGCAAAAGATGAGGAGTGGATTGTTCGTTACGCGGCGATCGTGGGGTTAGAATCATTGGCGAGAAATGCTTTTGCTGAGGAGATTCGGGAGTATTTACAGCAACGGTTAGGGGTAGAAGCAGATTTAACCGTTCGATCGAGGATACAGTTAACGTTTGATTTCATTGGGAAAATCGGGAACCAGTAA
- a CDS encoding Uma2 family endonuclease, which produces MKWEEVCTNQQLQNLPFKIELNQWGQIVMSPVKIKHSFYQGRIQRLLESLLNTGEVMPECAINTAAGVKVADVVWCSEARFNQIENDISASIAPEICIEVKSDGNTIREIDVKKNFYFAEGAIEVWLCNQEGKITFYRPERELKQSLLVPDFPNEIKR; this is translated from the coding sequence ATGAAATGGGAAGAAGTTTGTACGAATCAGCAACTGCAAAATTTACCATTCAAAATCGAATTAAATCAATGGGGACAAATTGTAATGAGTCCCGTAAAAATTAAACATTCTTTTTATCAAGGAAGAATCCAACGCTTATTAGAATCTTTGCTTAATACAGGAGAAGTGATGCCAGAATGTGCGATTAATACCGCCGCTGGAGTTAAAGTTGCTGATGTGGTTTGGTGTTCCGAAGCCAGATTTAATCAAATTGAAAATGATATTTCTGCCTCGATCGCGCCAGAAATTTGTATCGAGGTTAAATCGGATGGGAATACAATTCGGGAAATAGATGTTAAGAAAAATTTCTACTTTGCCGAGGGCGCGATCGAGGTTTGGTTATGTAATCAAGAAGGAAAAATCACGTTTTATCGTCCAGAAAGAGAACTCAAACAGTCTTTACTGGTTCCCGATTTTCCCAATGAAATCAAACGTTAA
- a CDS encoding 2Fe-2S iron-sulfur cluster-binding protein — translation MTRYYSIHIYDRQANTEYTAMIPDDQYILKSLEEQGIKLPFSCRNGACTTCAVRRLEGKIYHPEAMGLSLQLEEEGYNLLCVGYPRSNLVVETQDEDEVYELQFGRYFGKGKVLFGIPLDED, via the coding sequence ATGACACGCTACTACTCAATTCACATTTACGATCGTCAAGCAAACACTGAATACACAGCGATGATCCCTGATGATCAGTATATTCTCAAAAGTCTGGAAGAACAGGGGATTAAACTCCCTTTTTCCTGTCGTAATGGCGCTTGTACCACTTGCGCGGTGCGACGCCTTGAGGGGAAAATTTATCACCCAGAAGCGATGGGGTTGTCTCTACAGTTAGAGGAGGAAGGATATAATTTGCTTTGTGTCGGTTATCCTCGATCGAATTTAGTGGTAGAAACTCAAGACGAAGATGAGGTTTATGAGTTACAATTCGGTCGCTATTTTGGGAAAGGAAAAGTTTTATTTGGGATTCCTCTAGATGAGGATTAA
- a CDS encoding DUF2232 domain-containing protein: MSNYTEDFDRGSSSDQEGEITSDVNWVDAGDEEKPASSPETVTFTVGSRAIVMVETAFLASAASLIWLINFYFPPGPLLRLLFPIPIALVYLRRGRRASGMSVITVGLLLSILMGPTRSILYVIPYGVMGLQLGAFWRRGFGWGQSVTIGAIIGTLGFFFRFWLLSIFLGEDLWVYVTSQMTQFLEWGFLQLGLLAQPSLWLVQAIALATIILNSIIYVFAVHLVSLLILNRLGNPIPSPPRWLQVILNTD; encoded by the coding sequence ATGAGTAATTATACTGAGGACTTCGATCGAGGCTCATCTTCCGATCAAGAAGGGGAAATCACATCCGATGTGAATTGGGTGGATGCTGGAGATGAGGAAAAACCCGCCTCTTCTCCAGAAACGGTGACATTTACTGTGGGAAGTCGCGCGATCGTGATGGTGGAAACGGCTTTTCTCGCCAGTGCGGCGAGTTTAATTTGGTTGATTAATTTTTACTTTCCACCGGGTCCGCTTTTACGTTTACTCTTCCCGATCCCGATCGCGCTGGTTTATTTACGACGAGGGAGACGAGCGTCGGGAATGAGCGTGATCACGGTGGGACTCTTGCTTTCCATTTTGATGGGACCCACTCGCAGCATTTTATATGTCATTCCCTATGGGGTGATGGGACTCCAATTAGGGGCTTTTTGGCGACGAGGATTCGGTTGGGGACAATCGGTTACGATCGGGGCGATTATTGGCACATTGGGGTTTTTCTTTCGTTTCTGGCTACTCTCCATTTTCTTAGGAGAAGATTTATGGGTTTATGTTACCTCTCAAATGACTCAGTTTTTAGAATGGGGATTTTTACAGTTGGGATTATTAGCACAGCCGAGTTTATGGTTAGTACAAGCGATCGCACTGGCGACAATTATCCTCAATAGCATCATTTATGTGTTTGCGGTACATTTAGTTTCTCTACTAATTTTAAACCGCTTAGGAAACCCAATTCCGTCTCCTCCCCGTTGGCTACAAGTCATATTAAATACGGATTAA
- a CDS encoding Crp/Fnr family transcriptional regulator — protein MEESTAARNVKAELDQLLSPGMFFEGLPEGTLREIICHIVSRNHPANQVILLEHDWGGSVYFIIEGWVKIRTYNKQGKEVTLNILGSGEVFGEMSAMDEVPRSTDVITLIPTRICSIPSGDFLKVLEKEPLVGIRLSQLMAKRLRQVNRRLRLREADSTSRVADVLLFLAEGQGKPVEQGVDIPNLPHRELSSLSGLARETVTRVLAKLEKAELIKREHHTLHIPNLGALEDVLSTSSSLLE, from the coding sequence ATGGAAGAATCCACAGCAGCTCGCAACGTAAAAGCAGAATTAGACCAACTCCTTTCCCCAGGAATGTTTTTTGAGGGTTTGCCAGAGGGAACTTTACGGGAAATTATTTGTCATATTGTTTCTCGGAATCATCCTGCTAATCAGGTGATTCTATTAGAACATGACTGGGGCGGTTCGGTTTATTTCATTATTGAAGGATGGGTGAAAATTCGCACCTACAATAAGCAAGGAAAAGAAGTCACTCTCAATATTTTGGGAAGTGGTGAAGTCTTTGGGGAAATGTCTGCGATGGATGAAGTTCCTCGTTCGACTGATGTTATTACTCTCATTCCCACACGCATTTGTAGTATTCCTTCGGGAGATTTTCTCAAGGTTTTGGAAAAAGAACCTTTAGTGGGGATTCGTTTATCACAACTGATGGCGAAACGATTACGCCAAGTTAATCGTCGCTTACGACTTCGGGAAGCGGATAGTACCTCTCGCGTCGCTGATGTGCTTTTATTTTTGGCAGAAGGACAGGGAAAACCCGTAGAGCAAGGGGTTGATATTCCTAACCTTCCTCATCGCGAGTTAAGCAGTCTTAGTGGATTGGCGCGAGAAACGGTAACACGAGTTTTGGCGAAGTTGGAAAAGGCAGAGTTGATTAAACGGGAACACCACACTTTACATATTCCTAATTTAGGTGCTTTAGAAGATGTGTTATCCACTTCCTCTTCCTTGTTGGAATAG